One Acidobacteriota bacterium genomic window, GCCGCCACGTCGGCACGCAGGCGCTGATCGTGGACACCCGCTTCAACGGCGGCGGCAACATCCACGAGGAGCTTTCCGACTTCCTGAGCGGCCGCAAGTACTTCGACATCATCCCCCACGGCCAGTACATCGGCTCGGAGCCGTACGACAAGTGGACCAAGCCCTCCATCGTGGTGATGGGCGAGGGGAACTACTCCGACGCGCACCTCTTTCCGGTCGCCTACAAGCTCAAGGGCGTCGGCAAGACCCTGGGCATGCCCGTGCCGGGAACCGGCACGTTCGTCTGGTGGGAGGCGCAGATCGACCCGACGCTGGTCTTCGGGATCCCCATGGGCGGCTGGCGCACCCCCGACGGCAAGTTCTGCGAGAACAACCAGCTCGAGCCCGACATCCGAGTGCGCAACGAGCCGGGCGTCATGAGCGCCGGGCGCGATCAGCAGCTCGAGGCCGCGGTGGCGGAGCTGCTGAAGCAGTGAATAGTGAGCAGTGAACTGTTAGGAGTACGAAGCTTGTTGTTTTCGTAATTCGTGCTCGTAATTCGTAATCGTAACCGAGATTCGTA contains:
- a CDS encoding peptidase S41; the protein is HVLEKIDGQPLTAGIDYSRLLNRKAGKTTLLSVYDPAAGTRWEETVKPIAAGAMQELLYQRWVKNRRDEVERLSGGKIGYVHVRAMNDPSMRTVFEEALGRHVGTQALIVDTRFNGGGNIHEELSDFLSGRKYFDIIPHGQYIGSEPYDKWTKPSIVVMGEGNYSDAHLFPVAYKLKGVGKTLGMPVPGTGTFVWWEAQIDPTLVFGIPMGGWRTPDGKFCENNQLEPDIRVRNEPGVMSAGRDQQLEAAVAELLKQ